In the genome of Fusobacterium necrogenes, one region contains:
- the galE gene encoding UDP-glucose 4-epimerase GalE, with protein MAVLVCGGAGYIGSHVTRALIDSGEEVVVLDNLITGHVDAVHKKAKLVLGDLRDEEFLDKVFTDNKIEGVIDFAAFSLVGESMVEPLKYFENNFYGTLCLLKAMRKHNIKNIVFSSTAATYGEPENIPILETDRTFPTNPYGESKLAVEKMMKWCDVAYGIKFTALRYFNVAGAHPTGEIGEDHNPESHLIPIILQVALGKRESIGIYGDDYPTPDGTCIRDYIHVMDLADAHILALKRLYNGGESAIFNLGNGEGFSVKEVIEVTRKVTGHPIPAVVSPRRAGDPAKLVATSEKAMRELNWKPKYNSLEKIIETAWNWHKSHPNGYED; from the coding sequence ATGGCAGTATTAGTATGTGGAGGAGCTGGTTACATAGGAAGCCATGTAACTAGAGCTTTAATAGATAGTGGAGAAGAGGTTGTAGTATTAGATAACCTTATAACAGGGCATGTGGATGCTGTTCATAAAAAGGCAAAACTTGTTCTTGGAGATTTAAGAGATGAAGAGTTTTTAGATAAAGTTTTTACAGATAACAAAATAGAAGGGGTTATAGACTTTGCTGCTTTCTCACTTGTTGGAGAAAGTATGGTAGAACCATTAAAATACTTTGAGAATAACTTCTATGGAACTCTTTGCTTATTAAAAGCTATGAGAAAACACAATATAAAAAATATAGTTTTCTCTTCAACAGCAGCAACTTATGGAGAGCCAGAAAATATCCCTATACTAGAAACTGATAGAACTTTCCCAACTAACCCATATGGAGAAAGTAAATTAGCAGTTGAAAAAATGATGAAATGGTGTGATGTAGCTTATGGAATAAAATTCACAGCACTTAGATATTTTAATGTTGCTGGAGCACATCCTACTGGAGAAATTGGAGAAGACCACAATCCAGAAAGCCATCTTATCCCTATAATTTTACAAGTTGCTCTTGGAAAAAGAGAGAGCATAGGAATCTATGGAGATGACTATCCTACTCCAGACGGAACTTGTATCAGAGACTATATCCATGTAATGGACTTAGCTGATGCTCACATCCTTGCTCTAAAAAGACTTTACAATGGAGGAGAAAGTGCAATATTTAACTTAGGAAATGGAGAGGGATTCTCTGTTAAAGAGGTTATTGAAGTTACTAGAAAAGTAACTGGACACCCTATCCCTGCTGTTGTATCTCCTAGAAGAGCTGGAGACCCTGCAAAACTTGTAGCTACTTCTGAAAAAGCTATGAGAGAGTTAAATTGGAAACCTAAATATAACTCACTTGAAAAAATTATAGAAACTGCTTGGAATTGGCATAAATCTCATCCAAATGGATATGAAGATTAA
- a CDS encoding galactokinase has translation MIQELIKEFERIFNYSGKVEVFFSPGRVNLIGEHTDYNGGFVFPCALDFGTYGIAVKRNDNKFRMYSMNFVKEGIKEFTLDKLENKREDSWANYPKGVIKTFIDAGYNINSGFDILINGTIPNGAGLSSSASLELLTSVILKEFFNLNIDMIEMVKLSQKAENQFIGVNCGIMDQFAIGMGKKDNAILLDCNSLNYQYAPISLNGASVVIANTNKKRGLADSKYNERRASCEAAVKVLNENGINIKYLGELSVEKFNEVKHFITDAEQLKRATHAVTENARTVEAVQKLKEGDIKAFGELMNRSHISLRDDYEVTGFELDSLVEAAWEAEGVIGARMTGAGFGGCTVSIVKDENIDAFIKSVGKKYTAKTGLVADFYVAKIGDGSRKLGEF, from the coding sequence ATGATTCAAGAATTAATAAAAGAATTTGAGAGAATTTTTAATTATAGTGGAAAAGTGGAGGTATTTTTCTCTCCAGGAAGAGTAAACCTTATTGGGGAACATACAGATTATAATGGTGGTTTTGTTTTTCCATGTGCTCTTGATTTTGGTACTTATGGAATTGCAGTAAAAAGAAATGACAATAAATTTAGAATGTACTCAATGAATTTTGTGAAAGAGGGAATAAAAGAGTTTACTTTAGATAAATTAGAAAATAAAAGAGAGGATAGTTGGGCTAATTATCCAAAAGGAGTTATTAAAACTTTTATAGATGCTGGATACAATATTAATTCTGGATTTGATATCTTAATCAATGGAACTATTCCAAATGGAGCTGGACTTTCTTCTTCTGCATCATTAGAATTATTAACCTCTGTTATTTTAAAGGAGTTTTTTAACTTAAATATAGATATGATAGAGATGGTAAAGCTATCTCAAAAAGCCGAAAATCAATTTATCGGAGTAAATTGTGGAATTATGGATCAATTTGCTATCGGTATGGGTAAAAAAGATAATGCTATTCTACTTGATTGTAACTCTTTAAATTATCAATATGCTCCTATATCTTTAAATGGAGCTTCAGTAGTTATAGCTAATACTAATAAAAAAAGAGGACTTGCCGATTCAAAATATAATGAAAGAAGAGCTTCTTGTGAGGCTGCTGTAAAAGTTTTAAATGAAAATGGAATAAATATTAAATATTTAGGAGAACTTTCAGTAGAAAAATTTAATGAAGTAAAACATTTTATAACTGATGCGGAGCAATTAAAGAGAGCTACTCATGCTGTAACTGAAAACGCAAGAACAGTTGAGGCAGTACAAAAATTAAAAGAGGGAGATATCAAAGCTTTTGGAGAACTTATGAATAGGTCTCATATCTCTTTAAGAGATGACTATGAAGTTACTGGATTTGAACTTGACTCTTTAGTAGAAGCTGCTTGGGAAGCTGAAGGAGTAATCGGAGCTCGTATGACTGGAGCTGGATTTGGTGGTTGTACAGTAAGTATAGTTAAAGATGAAAATATAGATGCTTTCATTAAATCAGTAGGGAAAAAATATACAGCTAAAACAGGACTCGTAGCTGATTTCTATGTTGCTAAAATCGGAGATGGAAGCAGAAAGCTAGGTGAGTTTTAA
- the secA gene encoding preprotein translocase subunit SecA, whose protein sequence is MIGDIIKKIFGTKNDREVKRIRKIVAAINSLEPDFEKLTDDQLKEKTAVFKERLARGETLDDIMVEAFATVREASKRVLGMRHYDVQLIGGIVLHEGKITEMKTGEGKTLVATSPVYLNALSGKGVHVITVNDYLAARDREIMGKLYSFLGLTSGVILNGISGDQRKAAYNCDITYGTNSEFGFDYLRDNMVGTLEEKVQRPLNYCIVDEVDSILIDEARTPLIISGAAEDSTKWYQVFYQIVSMLNRSYETEGIKDIKLKKELPAEKFGDYEVDEKAKNIVLTEKGIVKVEKFLKIDNLYSPENVELTHYLNQALKAKELFKRDRDYLVREGQVVIIDEFTGRAMEGRRYSDGLHQAIEAKEGVNIAGENQTLATITLQNYFRMYEKLSGMTGTAETEAAEFVHTYGLQIVVIPTNKPVQRIDHADLVYKTRKEKIDAIIKRIEELHAKGQPVLVGTISIKSSEELSELLKARGIKHNVLNAKYHAKEAEIVAQAGRFGAVTIATNMAGRGTDIMLGGNSEFLAMAEVGSKDAENYEEILKKYEIQCKEEGEKVKSIGGLFILGTERHESRRIDNQLRGRAGRQGDPGESEFYLSLEDDLMRLFGSDRVKAVMERLGLPEGEPITHSMINKAIANAQTKIESRNFGIRKNLLEYDDVMNKQRTAIYDSRNEVMAKEDLKESILRMLQEVIYNQVSIRFVGEYKEDWDMLGLAEYLRDNYGYIVDDMNEYKSMSIEDYSKKIYNTICARYDEKEQKVGKDLMRRLEKYILFEVIDSRWREHLKALDGLKEGIYLRAYGQKNPVIEYKLLSGELYEHMIQTIKEQATSFLFKVIIKNHEDEELPVKEENEELKYTSENESGIEVETAKLTPDSLCPCGSGKKYKNCCGRV, encoded by the coding sequence ATGATAGGAGATATTATTAAAAAAATTTTTGGAACTAAAAATGATAGAGAGGTAAAAAGAATAAGAAAAATAGTTGCTGCTATCAATTCTTTAGAGCCAGATTTTGAAAAGTTGACAGATGATCAATTAAAAGAAAAAACAGCAGTTTTTAAAGAGAGATTAGCTCGAGGAGAGACATTAGATGATATCATGGTTGAAGCTTTTGCTACTGTAAGAGAGGCCTCAAAAAGAGTTCTTGGGATGAGACACTATGATGTTCAACTTATTGGTGGAATAGTGCTTCATGAAGGAAAAATAACAGAAATGAAAACTGGAGAGGGAAAAACTTTAGTTGCAACATCACCAGTATATTTAAATGCTTTATCTGGAAAAGGTGTTCATGTTATCACGGTAAATGATTACTTAGCAGCAAGGGATAGAGAGATAATGGGAAAACTTTACTCTTTTTTAGGTCTTACATCTGGAGTTATTTTAAATGGAATATCAGGAGATCAAAGAAAAGCTGCATATAATTGTGATATTACATATGGTACAAATTCTGAATTTGGATTTGATTATTTAAGAGATAATATGGTTGGAACTTTGGAGGAAAAAGTACAAAGACCACTTAATTATTGTATAGTTGATGAAGTTGATTCAATTCTTATAGATGAGGCTAGAACTCCTCTTATAATTTCTGGAGCAGCAGAAGATTCAACAAAATGGTATCAAGTATTTTATCAAATTGTTTCTATGTTAAATAGAAGTTATGAAACTGAAGGTATAAAAGATATAAAATTAAAAAAAGAATTACCAGCTGAAAAATTTGGAGATTATGAAGTAGATGAAAAAGCAAAGAATATAGTTTTGACAGAAAAGGGAATAGTAAAAGTAGAGAAGTTTTTGAAAATAGATAATTTATATTCTCCTGAAAATGTAGAGTTAACTCACTATTTAAATCAGGCTTTGAAAGCTAAAGAGCTATTTAAAAGGGATAGAGATTATTTGGTAAGAGAAGGACAAGTAGTTATCATAGATGAGTTTACTGGAAGAGCTATGGAAGGTAGAAGATATTCAGATGGACTCCATCAAGCAATAGAAGCTAAAGAAGGAGTAAATATTGCTGGAGAAAATCAAACCCTTGCAACTATAACATTACAAAATTATTTTAGAATGTATGAAAAACTTTCTGGGATGACAGGTACAGCTGAAACAGAAGCAGCAGAATTTGTACATACTTATGGGCTACAGATAGTTGTTATACCAACAAATAAGCCAGTTCAAAGAATAGATCATGCTGATCTAGTTTATAAAACACGTAAAGAAAAAATAGATGCTATTATTAAAAGGATAGAAGAGCTACATGCTAAAGGACAGCCTGTACTCGTAGGTACCATTTCTATCAAAAGTTCAGAGGAATTATCTGAGTTATTAAAAGCTAGGGGAATAAAACATAATGTCTTAAATGCTAAATATCATGCAAAAGAGGCTGAGATAGTTGCTCAAGCTGGAAGATTTGGAGCTGTTACTATTGCTACAAATATGGCAGGAAGAGGAACCGATATTATGCTTGGAGGAAATTCAGAGTTTCTAGCTATGGCAGAAGTAGGGAGTAAAGATGCTGAAAACTATGAAGAAATACTAAAAAAATATGAAATTCAATGTAAAGAAGAAGGAGAAAAAGTGAAGTCTATAGGAGGACTTTTTATCCTTGGAACCGAAAGACATGAATCAAGAAGAATAGATAATCAGTTAAGAGGAAGAGCAGGAAGACAAGGAGATCCTGGAGAATCAGAATTCTATTTATCACTTGAAGATGATTTGATGAGATTATTTGGTTCTGATAGAGTAAAGGCCGTAATGGAGAGATTAGGACTCCCAGAGGGAGAGCCAATAACTCATTCTATGATAAATAAAGCTATTGCTAATGCTCAAACTAAAATAGAATCTAGAAACTTTGGAATAAGAAAAAATTTATTAGAATATGATGATGTTATGAATAAACAAAGAACTGCAATCTACGACAGTAGAAATGAAGTCATGGCTAAGGAAGATTTAAAAGAAAGTATTCTTAGAATGTTGCAAGAAGTTATTTATAATCAAGTATCTATAAGATTTGTTGGAGAGTATAAAGAAGATTGGGATATGTTAGGACTTGCTGAATATTTAAGAGATAACTATGGTTATATAGTAGATGATATGAATGAGTATAAATCTATGAGTATAGAGGATTATAGCAAAAAAATATATAATACAATTTGTGCTAGATATGATGAAAAAGAGCAAAAAGTTGGAAAAGATTTAATGAGAAGACTTGAAAAATATATTTTATTTGAAGTTATTGATTCTAGATGGAGAGAACATTTAAAGGCATTAGATGGGCTTAAAGAAGGGATATATCTAAGAGCTTATGGACAAAAAAATCCAGTTATAGAGTATAAATTATTATCTGGAGAGCTTTATGAACATATGATTCAGACGATAAAAGAGCAGGCGACATCATTTTTATTCAAAGTAATAATAAAAAATCATGAAGATGAAGAATTACCTGTAAAAGAAGAAAATGAAGAGCTAAAATACACATCAGAAAATGAAAGTGGGATTGAAGTAGAAACAGCAAAATTAACACCAGATTCTCTATGTCCTTGTGGAAGTGGAAAAAAATATAAAAATTGTTGTGGGAGAGTATAA
- a CDS encoding manganese-dependent inorganic pyrophosphatase, producing the protein MKQILVFGHKNPDTDSICSAISFSELKNAQGVNAIPCRLGNVSKETQFALNYFGAEAPLFIENVNADENGKKEVILVDHNERQQTADGIETAKILEIVDHHKFALTTDEPLKITADTVGCTCTLIYRLFKQARITPSKKAAGLMMSAIISDTLLFKSPTCTPEDVEAVKELSKICGEENYEDYGMKLLIEGTSLSDKTPEEIITIDMKEFDMNNKKVAVAQVNTVDVAGLLTTQAKLEAAMDSMSKKSNYDLFVLIITDIIKAGSYALAVGKYPELVEKAFNVKLENKTAWLEGVVSRKKQVVPFMLTASQN; encoded by the coding sequence ATGAAACAAATTCTTGTTTTTGGACACAAAAATCCAGATACTGATTCTATATGTTCAGCTATCTCATTTTCAGAGTTAAAAAATGCTCAAGGAGTAAATGCTATTCCTTGTAGATTAGGAAATGTTAGCAAAGAAACTCAATTTGCTTTAAATTATTTTGGAGCAGAAGCACCTTTATTTATAGAAAATGTAAATGCTGATGAAAATGGAAAAAAAGAGGTTATCTTAGTTGACCATAACGAAAGACAACAAACAGCTGATGGGATTGAAACAGCTAAAATATTAGAAATTGTAGATCATCATAAATTTGCTTTAACTACTGATGAACCATTAAAAATTACAGCAGATACTGTTGGATGTACTTGTACTTTAATATATAGACTATTCAAACAAGCTAGAATTACTCCATCAAAAAAAGCTGCTGGTCTTATGATGAGTGCTATAATATCTGATACATTATTATTTAAATCTCCTACTTGCACTCCAGAAGATGTAGAAGCTGTAAAAGAACTTTCTAAAATCTGTGGAGAGGAAAATTATGAAGATTACGGAATGAAATTATTAATAGAAGGAACTTCATTATCTGATAAAACGCCAGAAGAGATTATCACGATAGATATGAAAGAGTTTGATATGAATAATAAAAAAGTAGCAGTTGCTCAAGTTAATACTGTTGATGTAGCTGGACTTTTAACTACTCAAGCTAAATTAGAAGCTGCTATGGATTCTATGAGTAAAAAATCTAATTATGATTTATTTGTACTTATAATAACCGATATCATAAAAGCCGGTTCTTATGCATTAGCTGTTGGAAAATATCCAGAATTAGTTGAAAAGGCTTTCAACGTTAAATTAGAAAATAAAACAGCTTGGTTAGAGGGAGTAGTATCTAGAAAAAAACAAGTAGTTCCTTTCATGTTAACAGCTAGCCAAAACTAG
- the ligA gene encoding NAD-dependent DNA ligase LigA gives MEKYIKELRERLKKYSDYYYTNNESLISDLEFDKLLAELKELEKKYPEYKEKNSLTEVVGATSLKETKFKKVAHKKPMLSLSNSYSEADISEFIERVKKLLPEEKNLTYALELKLDGLSLSIQYEEGKLIRAVTRGDGTVGEDVTENILEIESIPKILKKKVSMEIRGEVVLPLSKFEELNKKRLENGEEVFANPRNAAAGTLRQLDSSIIKERGLDAYFYFLVDAQNYELKTHSESIEYLAKLGIKTTGVCEVLNNSSELISRIQYWGEKRESLDYETDGMVIKVDNIELWEKLGNTTKSPRWAIAFKFPAKQVTTKILGVTWQVGRTGKITPVAELEEVELSGSRVKRASLHNYQEIERKDIRIGDSVFIEKAAEIIPQVVKSVKELRDGNEIVIKEPTHCPICNTEVEREEGQVDIKCPNVSCPGKIEGELIYFVSRDAMNIAGFGSKIVENMLRLGFIKNIVDIYELKKHREELEKLEKMGKKSVDNLLTAIENSKTREYSKVLCALGIPFVGKTSAKLLADSSENIDKLMSMSVEELMEIEGIGDKMAQAIFDFFRDEEKKKLIEGLKAHGLTFVQEKKEELPVQEKIFIGKTFLFTGTLQNFTRNEIKEEIEKLGGKNLSTVSKNLDYLIVGEKAGSKLKKAQELKTIKIISEEEFMKICGKKN, from the coding sequence GTGGAAAAATATATAAAAGAGTTGAGAGAAAGATTAAAAAAATACAGTGATTATTATTATACAAATAATGAAAGTTTAATATCTGATTTAGAGTTTGATAAGTTGTTAGCTGAATTAAAGGAGTTAGAGAAAAAATATCCAGAGTATAAAGAGAAAAACTCTCTCACAGAAGTTGTAGGAGCCACAAGCCTTAAAGAAACAAAATTTAAAAAGGTTGCTCATAAAAAACCTATGTTAAGTTTATCAAATTCATATAGTGAAGCCGATATATCTGAATTTATAGAAAGAGTAAAAAAACTTTTACCGGAAGAGAAAAATTTAACTTATGCTTTAGAGTTAAAATTAGATGGTTTATCATTGAGTATTCAATATGAAGAGGGGAAACTTATAAGAGCCGTAACAAGAGGAGATGGAACAGTAGGAGAAGATGTTACAGAAAATATCCTAGAGATAGAATCTATTCCTAAAATTTTAAAAAAGAAAGTAAGTATGGAGATAAGAGGAGAGGTAGTACTACCTTTATCTAAATTTGAAGAATTAAATAAAAAAAGATTAGAAAATGGAGAGGAAGTTTTTGCTAATCCAAGAAATGCGGCTGCTGGGACTTTAAGACAATTAGATTCAAGCATTATAAAAGAAAGAGGATTGGATGCTTATTTTTATTTTTTAGTGGATGCTCAAAATTATGAATTGAAAACTCATAGCGAAAGTATAGAATATCTTGCTAAACTTGGAATAAAGACAACTGGAGTATGTGAAGTATTGAATAACTCTTCTGAACTCATATCAAGAATTCAATATTGGGGAGAAAAGAGAGAAAGTTTAGACTATGAAACCGATGGAATGGTAATAAAAGTGGACAATATAGAGTTATGGGAGAAATTAGGAAATACTACTAAAAGTCCTAGGTGGGCAATAGCTTTTAAATTTCCGGCAAAACAAGTTACAACAAAAATATTAGGGGTTACTTGGCAAGTAGGAAGAACAGGTAAGATTACACCAGTAGCGGAACTTGAAGAGGTTGAGTTATCAGGAAGTAGAGTAAAAAGAGCGAGTTTACATAACTATCAAGAAATAGAAAGAAAAGATATCAGAATAGGGGATAGTGTATTTATAGAAAAAGCTGCAGAGATAATACCTCAAGTAGTAAAGTCTGTAAAGGAGTTAAGAGATGGAAATGAGATAGTAATAAAAGAACCTACTCATTGTCCAATATGTAATACAGAGGTAGAAAGAGAAGAAGGACAGGTAGATATAAAGTGTCCAAATGTAAGCTGTCCGGGTAAGATAGAAGGGGAACTAATCTATTTTGTATCTCGTGATGCTATGAATATAGCTGGTTTTGGTAGCAAGATAGTGGAGAATATGTTAAGACTTGGATTTATAAAGAATATTGTAGATATATATGAGTTAAAAAAACATAGAGAAGAGTTAGAAAAACTAGAAAAAATGGGTAAAAAAAGTGTGGATAATCTTCTTACAGCTATTGAAAATAGTAAAACAAGAGAGTATTCAAAAGTTTTATGTGCTTTAGGAATACCTTTTGTAGGTAAAACTTCAGCAAAACTTCTAGCTGATTCAAGTGAAAATATTGATAAACTTATGAGTATGAGTGTAGAAGAGCTAATGGAGATAGAGGGAATAGGAGATAAGATGGCACAAGCTATCTTTGATTTCTTTAGAGATGAAGAGAAGAAAAAGCTTATAGAGGGATTAAAAGCACATGGACTTACTTTTGTTCAAGAGAAGAAAGAGGAGTTACCAGTCCAAGAGAAAATATTTATAGGGAAAACATTTTTATTTACAGGTACATTACAAAATTTTACAAGAAATGAGATAAAAGAAGAGATAGAAAAACTTGGAGGAAAAAATCTTTCTACTGTAAGTAAAAATTTAGATTATTTAATAGTGGGAGAAAAGGCTGGAAGTAAGTTAAAAAAAGCTCAAGAATTAAAAACAATAAAAATAATATCTGAAGAAGAGTTTATGAAGATATGCGGAAAGAAGAATTAA
- the galT gene encoding UDP-glucose--hexose-1-phosphate uridylyltransferase produces the protein MSIFKDIKLLLTFGLKNGLIGKYDKIIARNEILYLLKLDDWENVEYKEEEIPEYPTEILNRICDYAVEKGIIEDTVTMRDLFDTEIMGKLTPTATQIIEKFEKISQEKGIEEATNFYYDFAQKSNYIRADRIAKNMHWYSATEYGNMEITVNLSKPEKDPRDIAKERLMPQSSYPKCLLCYENVGYSGRINHPARQNHRVIPLTLTNEPWFIQYSPYVYYNEHAIVFSREHRPMKITKEALDRLTSFTEKFPHYFLGSNADLPIVGGSILSHDHYQGGHHEFPMAKAMVEKNITFKGYEDITAGIVKWPMSVIRITGKDRLKLVELADKILKAWREYSDESLEIFAYTNDTPHNTVTPIARRRGENFELDLVLRNNRTSEEHPLGIFHPHADVHNIKKENIGLIEVMGLAVLPGRLKEELEILSKYIVEPDYEDKIKNDNKVEKHLEWVKDIMKKHENISSQNAHDILKSEVGITFSRVLEDAGVYKRDEKGQAGLIRFVDHVNSI, from the coding sequence ATGAGTATATTTAAAGATATCAAACTTTTACTTACCTTTGGATTAAAAAATGGACTAATAGGAAAGTATGATAAAATAATTGCTAGAAATGAAATACTATATCTTTTAAAATTAGATGATTGGGAAAATGTAGAATATAAAGAAGAAGAGATTCCTGAATATCCAACAGAAATTTTAAATAGAATATGTGATTATGCAGTAGAAAAAGGTATCATAGAGGATACAGTTACTATGAGGGATCTTTTTGATACAGAGATTATGGGAAAATTAACTCCTACTGCTACCCAAATAATAGAAAAATTTGAAAAAATCTCTCAAGAAAAGGGAATAGAAGAAGCTACTAATTTCTATTATGATTTTGCTCAAAAATCTAACTATATCAGAGCTGATAGAATAGCAAAGAATATGCACTGGTATTCAGCTACTGAATATGGTAATATGGAAATAACAGTAAATCTTTCTAAACCTGAAAAAGATCCTAGAGATATAGCAAAAGAGAGATTAATGCCTCAGTCTTCATACCCAAAATGCCTACTTTGTTATGAGAACGTGGGATACTCTGGTAGGATAAATCATCCTGCACGTCAAAATCACAGAGTTATTCCACTAACTCTAACAAATGAGCCTTGGTTTATTCAATATTCTCCGTATGTATATTACAATGAACATGCTATTGTATTTTCTAGAGAACATAGACCTATGAAAATTACTAAAGAAGCGCTTGATAGACTTACAAGTTTTACTGAGAAATTTCCTCACTACTTCTTAGGTTCAAATGCAGACTTACCAATAGTTGGAGGTTCTATACTAAGTCATGACCATTATCAAGGTGGACATCATGAATTTCCTATGGCTAAGGCTATGGTAGAGAAAAATATTACTTTTAAAGGTTATGAAGATATTACAGCTGGAATTGTAAAATGGCCTATGTCTGTAATTAGAATTACTGGGAAAGATAGATTAAAACTTGTAGAGCTAGCTGATAAAATTTTAAAAGCTTGGAGAGAGTATAGTGATGAATCACTTGAAATATTTGCTTATACTAATGATACTCCGCACAATACAGTTACTCCAATAGCTAGAAGAAGAGGAGAAAACTTTGAACTAGATTTAGTTCTTAGAAATAATAGAACAAGTGAAGAACATCCACTTGGAATCTTCCATCCTCATGCTGATGTTCATAATATCAAAAAAGAAAATATAGGACTTATTGAGGTAATGGGACTTGCTGTATTACCTGGAAGATTAAAAGAGGAGTTAGAAATTTTAAGTAAATATATAGTTGAACCTGACTATGAAGATAAGATTAAAAATGATAATAAAGTAGAAAAACATTTAGAGTGGGTAAAAGATATTATGAAAAAACATGAAAATATATCTTCTCAAAATGCTCATGATATATTAAAATCTGAAGTAGGAATTACTTTCTCAAGAGTTCTTGAAGATGCTGGAGTATATAAGAGAGATGAGAAAGGACAAGCTGGTTTAATAAGATTTGTTGACCATGTAAATAGTATTTAA
- a CDS encoding ROK family protein: MEKENLRSKILELIKEKNGISRIDISREFNITPAAVGKIIGEFLDKEIIIEEKEGESTGGRKPVLLNINQNKIGVILGIYFAPTFVQITCGDINGKIISTKRYRLGDLGGNIIRETEIIVEKELLKNPEIKIISVVMNGLVDSDKGISIFSPHYNTKNIHIVEMFQKKFNKKVYIENDVRAMALTEKIFGECKKNYNFVVLNVEEGVGGSIYLNNMLYHGYKSMSGELGHIVVKRNSLEKCSCGKRGCLETEVSNRAIIKKIITQIRINNQYSSLKKILDEGKKLEIKDVLKGVKEKDMLSLSVTDEAAQYIAYAIDMIISIINPEKIILYGDFFQNEYIFRNLLNKISKITLDEQNYEIKRSKFYENIYEIAPLALGNYLIFKK; the protein is encoded by the coding sequence TTGGAAAAGGAAAATCTAAGATCAAAAATACTAGAGTTAATAAAAGAAAAAAATGGTATATCTAGAATAGATATATCTAGAGAGTTTAATATTACACCAGCAGCTGTTGGAAAAATAATTGGAGAATTTTTAGATAAAGAAATTATAATTGAAGAAAAAGAAGGAGAATCAACTGGTGGAAGAAAACCAGTACTTTTGAATATAAATCAAAATAAAATAGGCGTAATTCTTGGGATATATTTTGCTCCCACTTTTGTTCAAATTACTTGCGGAGATATTAATGGGAAAATAATTTCAACAAAAAGATATAGACTCGGTGATTTAGGTGGTAATATCATAAGAGAAACTGAAATCATAGTGGAGAAAGAATTATTAAAAAATCCTGAAATTAAAATAATATCTGTAGTTATGAACGGTCTAGTAGATAGTGACAAAGGAATATCAATTTTTTCACCACATTATAATACCAAAAATATCCATATCGTTGAAATGTTTCAAAAAAAGTTTAATAAAAAAGTATATATTGAAAATGATGTAAGAGCAATGGCTTTAACAGAGAAAATTTTTGGAGAATGCAAAAAAAATTATAATTTTGTAGTTCTTAATGTAGAAGAGGGTGTAGGTGGAAGTATTTATTTAAATAATATGCTATATCATGGGTATAAGTCTATGTCTGGTGAATTAGGTCACATAGTTGTAAAAAGAAATAGCTTAGAAAAATGTTCCTGTGGAAAAAGAGGCTGTTTAGAAACCGAAGTGTCTAATAGAGCTATTATAAAAAAAATAATAACGCAAATCAGAATAAATAATCAATATAGTTCTTTAAAAAAAATCTTAGATGAAGGAAAAAAACTTGAAATAAAAGATGTTTTAAAAGGAGTAAAAGAAAAAGATATGTTATCCTTATCAGTCACTGATGAAGCTGCACAATATATAGCTTATGCTATTGACATGATAATCTCTATAATCAACCCTGAAAAAATAATACTATATGGAGATTTTTTTCAAAATGAATATATATTTAGAAATCTCCTAAATAAGATAAGTAAAATTACTTTAGATGAACAAAACTACGAAATAAAAAGATCTAAATTTTATGAAAATATTTATGAAATAGCACCACTTGCTTTAGGTAACTATTTAATATTTAAAAAATAA